In one Brevibacterium sp. CBA3109 genomic region, the following are encoded:
- a CDS encoding nucleotidyltransferase family protein, which translates to MSEASRAPGLILLAAGNGTRMGGPKALLRYADGTSLLTRQVERMTAAAESRGLSASIIVVLGPALAEASRLVPAGVRIVENPNHTDGLSTSLNAGLRAVPHTTSGAVVSLLDLPDIPAEAYGRLVDAINPDALARAHWHSRPGHPVAIGREYFAEAIDSASGDEGLRVMLRRHEVSDIECADLLPPELDGHFDVDTPEAAARRGLHLNGIHS; encoded by the coding sequence ATGAGTGAGGCGAGCAGGGCACCTGGTCTGATTCTGTTGGCGGCCGGTAACGGCACGCGCATGGGCGGACCGAAGGCTCTGTTGCGCTACGCGGACGGCACCTCGTTGCTCACCCGACAGGTCGAGCGCATGACAGCGGCAGCCGAATCACGCGGTCTCAGCGCGAGCATCATCGTCGTGCTCGGCCCCGCCCTCGCGGAAGCCTCCCGACTGGTACCCGCGGGGGTGAGGATCGTTGAGAATCCGAACCACACCGATGGGCTGAGCACCTCCTTGAACGCCGGACTGCGGGCCGTGCCGCACACAACCTCGGGAGCCGTCGTCTCTCTGCTCGACCTGCCCGATATTCCGGCCGAGGCCTATGGGCGTCTGGTCGATGCGATAAACCCCGATGCCCTCGCCCGTGCCCACTGGCATTCGAGGCCGGGTCACCCAGTCGCAATCGGACGCGAGTACTTCGCTGAGGCGATCGACTCCGCATCCGGGGACGAGGGCCTGCGCGTCATGCTGCGACGCCATGAGGTCAGCGACATCGAATGCGCAGATCTGCTGCCACCCGAACTCGACGGGCACTTCGACGTCGACACCCCCGAAGCGGCGGCCCGCCGCGGACTGCACCTGAACGGAATCCACTCTTGA